One region of Brassica napus cultivar Da-Ae chromosome A10, Da-Ae, whole genome shotgun sequence genomic DNA includes:
- the LOC106419353 gene encoding protection of telomeres protein 1b-like isoform X2 — translation MIDMEIRDDYKFLRVDDAFKALHLNISLIGVIVELDFPTASDCSCTLRIIDPWHSGSGLPVKFIARTNRALPRVESIGDIIFLSNVKIVLVNRKITALCNETSSSFALFNGEHGEGFVPYQSSPKFRIREQDKSFLSNLREWMITYKFEDGSCCFTSLKDIKEGEYLNLNCQIVHVSKDDKDRCYIFVWDGTEMPPCSFVVKSERLPLCVEPEMLPTHVLRKFPTFGSVLRIIVENVAEKQAIQCLQPGQHVKLLNLFFQVNMGLWSATFSPSTKMQYTMSRETQSFSPQRLKMCREKFSSRWNPITRCISSPSHSGITGVAHEDAPFVTLMDMLTYSNVTAKFRCVVRFIQVFPRDVRNFHDLNGKFKLLAILEDATARIHASLYADEGDKFFGCDPSDEEALIKKLNKLLGGDRINEAPRNPPWVQCCLFSYYRVKNDQWGSRRFRIFDTWINAK, via the exons ATGATAGACATGGAGATTAGAGACGACTACAAGTTCCTGAGAGTCGACGACGCTTTCAAGGCGTTGCATCTCAACATCAGCCTCATCGGAGTAATCGTCGAGTTAGACTTCCCCACCGCCTCTG ATTGTTCATGTACGTTGAGAATCATCGATCCATGGCACTCTGGATCTGGCCTTCCTGTGAAGTTCATCGCTCGCACCAATCGAGCGCTTCCTCGAGTCGAATCGATTGGGGATATAATCTTCCTCTCGAATGTGAAG ATTGTGCTTGTTAATCGGAAGATCACAGCTCTCTGCAACGAAACGTCGTCGTCGTTTGCGTTATTCAACGGGGAGCATGGCGAGGGTTTTGTACCGTACCAGTCGTCACCTAAGTTTCGGATTAGAGAGCAGGATAAGAGCTTTTTATCAAATCTCAGAGAATGGATGATAACTTATAAGTTTGAGGATG GGTCATGTTGTTTCACATCCCTGAAAGATATTAAAGAAGGGGAGTATTTAAACCTTAATTGCCAG ATTGTTCACGTTTCCAAGGACGATAAAGATAGGTGTTACATCTTTGTTTGGGATGGAACTGAGATGCCACCGTGCAGTTTCGTGGTAAA GTCAGAAAGGCTTCCTTTATGTGTTGAACCAGAGATGCTGCCTACTCATGTGCTACGCAAGTTTCCTACTTTTGGTTCAGTCTTGAGGATCATAGTAGAGAATGTTGCTGAGAAGCAGGCCATTCAGTGTCTTCAACCTGGTCAGCACGTGAAGCTTCTGAACCTTTTCTTCCAAGTAAATATGGGATTATGGAGCGCCACTTTTAGTCCCTCTACAAAGATGCAGTACACAATGAGCAGAGAAACGCAATCCTTTTCACCTCAAAG ATTGAAAATGTGCAGAGAAAAGTTCTCATCGAGATGGAACCCCATCACGCGTTGTATTAGTAGTCCTTCTCACTCAGGAATCACAG gGGTTGCCCATGAGGACGCTCCGTTTGTTACTCTGATGGACATGCTGACCTATAGCAAT GTGACTGCTAAATTCAGGTGTGTTGTTCGGTTCATACAAGTGTTTCCCAGAGATGTCAGAAACTTCCACGATTTGAACGGCAAATTCAAACTGCTAGCAATACTAGAAGATGCAACCGCCAGAATCCACGCTTCTCTGTATGCTGATGAAGGG GATAAGTTTTTCGGGTGTGACCCATCTGATGAAGAAGCTCTGATCAAGAAGCTGAATAAATTGCTGGGAGGTGATAGGATTAACGAAGCTCCAAGAAATCCTCCGTGGGTGCAATGTTGCTTGTTCTCTTACTACAGAGTCAAAAATGATCAATGGGGAAGCAGAAGATTCCGGATTTTTGATACATGGATCAACGCTAAATGA
- the LOC106419353 gene encoding protection of telomeres protein 1b-like isoform X3, with protein sequence MIDMEIRDDYKFLRVDDAFKALHLNISLIGVIVELDFPTASDCSCTLRIIDPWHSGSGLPVKFIARTNRALPRVESIGDIIFLSNVKIVLVNRKITALCNETSSSFALFNGEHGEGFVPYQSSPKFRIREQDKSFLSNLREWMITYKFEDGSCCFTSLKDIKEGEYLNLNCQIVHVSKDDKDRCYIFVWDGTEMPPCSFVVKSERLPLCVEPEMLPTHVLRKFPTFGSVLRIIVENVAEKQAIQCLQPGQHVKLLNLFFQVNMGLWSATFSPSTKMQYTMSRETQSFSPQREKFSSRWNPITRCISSPSHSGITGVAHEDAPFVTLMDMLTYSNVTAKFRCVVRFIQVFPRDVRNFHDLNGKFKLLAILEDATARIHASLYADEGDKFFGCDPSDEEALIKKLNKLLGGDRINEAPRNPPWVQCCLFSYYRVKNDQWGSRRFRIFDTWINAK encoded by the exons ATGATAGACATGGAGATTAGAGACGACTACAAGTTCCTGAGAGTCGACGACGCTTTCAAGGCGTTGCATCTCAACATCAGCCTCATCGGAGTAATCGTCGAGTTAGACTTCCCCACCGCCTCTG ATTGTTCATGTACGTTGAGAATCATCGATCCATGGCACTCTGGATCTGGCCTTCCTGTGAAGTTCATCGCTCGCACCAATCGAGCGCTTCCTCGAGTCGAATCGATTGGGGATATAATCTTCCTCTCGAATGTGAAG ATTGTGCTTGTTAATCGGAAGATCACAGCTCTCTGCAACGAAACGTCGTCGTCGTTTGCGTTATTCAACGGGGAGCATGGCGAGGGTTTTGTACCGTACCAGTCGTCACCTAAGTTTCGGATTAGAGAGCAGGATAAGAGCTTTTTATCAAATCTCAGAGAATGGATGATAACTTATAAGTTTGAGGATG GGTCATGTTGTTTCACATCCCTGAAAGATATTAAAGAAGGGGAGTATTTAAACCTTAATTGCCAG ATTGTTCACGTTTCCAAGGACGATAAAGATAGGTGTTACATCTTTGTTTGGGATGGAACTGAGATGCCACCGTGCAGTTTCGTGGTAAA GTCAGAAAGGCTTCCTTTATGTGTTGAACCAGAGATGCTGCCTACTCATGTGCTACGCAAGTTTCCTACTTTTGGTTCAGTCTTGAGGATCATAGTAGAGAATGTTGCTGAGAAGCAGGCCATTCAGTGTCTTCAACCTGGTCAGCACGTGAAGCTTCTGAACCTTTTCTTCCAAGTAAATATGGGATTATGGAGCGCCACTTTTAGTCCCTCTACAAAGATGCAGTACACAATGAGCAGAGAAACGCAATCCTTTTCACCTCAAAG AGAAAAGTTCTCATCGAGATGGAACCCCATCACGCGTTGTATTAGTAGTCCTTCTCACTCAGGAATCACAG gGGTTGCCCATGAGGACGCTCCGTTTGTTACTCTGATGGACATGCTGACCTATAGCAAT GTGACTGCTAAATTCAGGTGTGTTGTTCGGTTCATACAAGTGTTTCCCAGAGATGTCAGAAACTTCCACGATTTGAACGGCAAATTCAAACTGCTAGCAATACTAGAAGATGCAACCGCCAGAATCCACGCTTCTCTGTATGCTGATGAAGGG GATAAGTTTTTCGGGTGTGACCCATCTGATGAAGAAGCTCTGATCAAGAAGCTGAATAAATTGCTGGGAGGTGATAGGATTAACGAAGCTCCAAGAAATCCTCCGTGGGTGCAATGTTGCTTGTTCTCTTACTACAGAGTCAAAAATGATCAATGGGGAAGCAGAAGATTCCGGATTTTTGATACATGGATCAACGCTAAATGA
- the LOC106419437 gene encoding 2-Cys peroxiredoxin BAS1-like, chloroplastic: MASLASSTTLISSSTVLLPSKPSPFSPAASFLRTLPSTAASPSSLRSGFSSIGSLTCIPSSSRRSFAVKAQADDLPLVGNKAPDFEAEAVFDQEFIKVKLSEYIGKKYVILFFYPLDFTFVCPTEITAFSDRYEEFEKLNTEVLGVSVDSVFSHLAWVQTERKSGGLGDLNYPLVSDITKSISKSFGVLIPDQGIALRGLFIIDKEGVIQHSTINNLGIGRSVDETMRTLQALQYVQENPDEVCPAGWKPGEKSMKPDPKLSKEYFSAI, translated from the exons ATGGCTTCCTTAGCTTCATCCACCACACTTATCTCTTCATCCACCGTTCTTCTTCCCTCAAAGCCTTCTCCTTTTTCTCCCGCCGCCTCCTTCCTCCGAACTCTTCCTTCTACCGCTGCATCACCGTCTTCTCTCCGTTCCGGTTTCTCCAGCATTGGCTCCCTCACCTGCATCCCCTCTTCCTCTCGCCGTAGCTTCGCCGTCAAGGCCCAGGCC GATGATTTGCCACTGGTTGGTAACAAAGCGCCTGATTTTGAGGCAGAGGCTGTTTTTGATCAAGAGTTCATCAAG GTGAAGCTCTCAGAGTACATTGGTAAAAAGTATGTGATTCTCTTTTTCTACCCTTTGGACTTCACTTTTGTCTGCCCTACAG agattACTGCCTTTAGTGACCGTTATGAGGAATTTGAGAAGCTAAACACGGAAGTGTTAGGTGTCTCAGTCGACAGTGTG TTCTCGCATCTTGCGTGGGTCCAAACAGAGAGAAAGTCAGGAGGGCTCGGTGATCTGAACTACCCACTTGTCTCTGATATCACTAAATCCATTTCAAAATCTTTTGGTGTGCTCATCCCTGATCAG GGCATTGCACTGAGAGGGCTTTTCATCATCGACAAGGAAGGAGTTATACAGCATTCCACCATCAACAACCTCGGTATTGGCCGAAGCGTTGATGAGACAATGAGAACCCTCCAG GCATTACAGTATGTTCAAGAAAACCCTGATGAGGTCTGCCCCGCGGGATGGAAGCCTGGGGAGAAATCGATGAAGCCTGACCCCAAGCTGAGCAAAGAGTATTTTTCAGCTATTTAA
- the LOC106419355 gene encoding NDR1/HIN1-like protein 3, giving the protein MGDRHHQDLNGAYYGPSIPPPRKVSHSHGRGGGGCCCGCIGDCLGCCGCCILSVIFNILITIAILLAIAALIIWLIFRPNAIKFHVADAKLTQFTLGPDNNLRYNLDLNFTIRNPNRRIGVYYDQIEVRGYYGDERFGSSNVAPFYQGHKNTTEVGSKLEGQGLVVLNGGDRKDLDEDLKSGIYRIDAKLRLRVRFKFGLIKSWRFKPKVRCDLKVPLGSSNITSGFQFQRTKCDIDF; this is encoded by the coding sequence ATGGGAGACAGGCACCACCAAGACTTAAACGGCGCCTACTACGGCCCATCGATCCCACCTCCACGGAAAGTCTCTCACAGCCACGGCAGAGGCGGCGGCGGCTGCTGCTGCGGCTGCATAGGCGACTGCCTCGGCTGCTGCGGCTGCTGCATCTTGAGCGTCATCTTCAACATCCTCATAACCATAGCCATCCTCTTAGCCATAGCCGCTCTGATCATCTGGCTAATCTTCCGACCAAACGCAATCAAGTTCCACGTCGCCGACGCCAAGCTCACGCAGTTCACTCTCGGCCCGGACAACAACCTCCGCTACAACCTCGACCTCAACTTCACGATCCGGAACCCTAACCGCCGCATCGGCGTCTACTACGACCAGATCGAGGTCAGAGGATACTACGGAGATGAAAGATTCGGTAGCAGCAACGTGGCGCCGTTCTACCAGGGGCACAAGAACACGACGGAGGTGGGGAGTAAGCTCGAGGGACAGGGCTTGGTGGTGCTTAACGGCGGAGATCGGAAGGATCTGGACGAGGATTTGAAGTCGGGGATATACAGGATCGACGCGAAGCTGAGGCTTAGGGTGAGGTTTAAGTTTGGGCTGATCAAGTCGTGGAGGTTTAAGCCTAAGGTTAGGTGTGATCTCAAGGTTCCTCTCGGTTCCTCTAATATAACCAGCGGGTTTCAGTTTCAGCGGACCAAGTGTGACATTGACTTTTGA
- the LOC106418986 gene encoding cytokinin riboside 5'-monophosphate phosphoribohydrolase LOG7-like: MEEIKSRFKRICVFCGSSSGNKPSYQEAAIQLGNELVERKIDLVYGGGSVGLMGLVSQAVHHGGRHVLGVIPKTLMPREITGETIGEVKAVADMHQRKAEMARQANAFIALPGGYGTLEELLEVITWAQLGIHRKPVGLLNVDGYYNSLLTFIDKAVDEGFISPMARRIIVSAPNAKELVRQLEEYEPEFDEITSKLVWDEVDRLSYAPGSEVAT, from the exons ATGGAAGAGATAAAATCAAGATTCAAGAGGATCTGTGTCTTCTGTGGAAGCAGTTCCGGTAACAAACCTTCTTACCAAGAAGCTGCCATTCAACTGGGTAACGAATTG gtggagagaaagattgaTTTGGTATACGGAGGTGGAAGCGTGGGGCTTATGGGTCTCGTCTCTCAGGCTGTTCATCATGGTGGTCGCCATGTTCTAGG GGTCATCCCAAAAACATTGATGCCAAGAGAG ATAACCGGTGAAACCATCGGAGAAGTTAAAGCCGTCGCTGATATGCATCAAAGAAAAGCCGAGATGGCTCGTCAAGCCAATGCCTTCATTGCTCTTCCTG GTGGGTATGGTACGTTGGAAGAATTGCTGGAAGTCATTACATGGGCTCAACTCGGAATCCACCGTAAGCCG GTGGGTCTTCTTAACGTGGATGGTTACTACAACTCGCTGTTGACGTTTATCGACAAGGCCGTGGACGAAGGATTCATATCCCCAATGGCTCGTAGAATCATCGTCTCTGCACCAAACGCTAAAGAGTTGGTTCGACAACTCGAG GAATATGAACCGGAGTTCGATGAGATAACGTCAAAATTGGTTTGGGATGAAGTGGACCGGCTCAGTTATGCACCGGGTTCGGAGGTTGCTACGTAA
- the LOC106419353 gene encoding protection of telomeres protein 1b-like isoform X1: MIDMEIRDDYKFLRVDDAFKALHLNISLIGVIVELDFPTASDCSCTLRIIDPWHSGSGLPVKFIARTNRALPRVESIGDIIFLSNVKIVLVNRKITALCNETSSSFALFNGEHGEGFVPYQSSPKFRIREQDKSFLSNLREWMITYKFEDGSCCFTSLKDIKEGEYLNLNCQVDLFGFFLSFYLRNWTCSGWRLWSFDIVSHYLLPFKIVHVSKDDKDRCYIFVWDGTEMPPCSFVVKSERLPLCVEPEMLPTHVLRKFPTFGSVLRIIVENVAEKQAIQCLQPGQHVKLLNLFFQVNMGLWSATFSPSTKMQYTMSRETQSFSPQRLKMCREKFSSRWNPITRCISSPSHSGITGVAHEDAPFVTLMDMLTYSNVTAKFRCVVRFIQVFPRDVRNFHDLNGKFKLLAILEDATARIHASLYADEGDKFFGCDPSDEEALIKKLNKLLGGDRINEAPRNPPWVQCCLFSYYRVKNDQWGSRRFRIFDTWINAK, from the exons ATGATAGACATGGAGATTAGAGACGACTACAAGTTCCTGAGAGTCGACGACGCTTTCAAGGCGTTGCATCTCAACATCAGCCTCATCGGAGTAATCGTCGAGTTAGACTTCCCCACCGCCTCTG ATTGTTCATGTACGTTGAGAATCATCGATCCATGGCACTCTGGATCTGGCCTTCCTGTGAAGTTCATCGCTCGCACCAATCGAGCGCTTCCTCGAGTCGAATCGATTGGGGATATAATCTTCCTCTCGAATGTGAAG ATTGTGCTTGTTAATCGGAAGATCACAGCTCTCTGCAACGAAACGTCGTCGTCGTTTGCGTTATTCAACGGGGAGCATGGCGAGGGTTTTGTACCGTACCAGTCGTCACCTAAGTTTCGGATTAGAGAGCAGGATAAGAGCTTTTTATCAAATCTCAGAGAATGGATGATAACTTATAAGTTTGAGGATG GGTCATGTTGTTTCACATCCCTGAAAGATATTAAAGAAGGGGAGTATTTAAACCTTAATTGCCAGGttgatttatttggtttttttctttctttttatttaaggaaCTGGACTTGTTCTGGTTGGAGATTATGGTCTTTTGACATTGTTTCTCATTATTTATTGCCCTTCAAGATTGTTCACGTTTCCAAGGACGATAAAGATAGGTGTTACATCTTTGTTTGGGATGGAACTGAGATGCCACCGTGCAGTTTCGTGGTAAA GTCAGAAAGGCTTCCTTTATGTGTTGAACCAGAGATGCTGCCTACTCATGTGCTACGCAAGTTTCCTACTTTTGGTTCAGTCTTGAGGATCATAGTAGAGAATGTTGCTGAGAAGCAGGCCATTCAGTGTCTTCAACCTGGTCAGCACGTGAAGCTTCTGAACCTTTTCTTCCAAGTAAATATGGGATTATGGAGCGCCACTTTTAGTCCCTCTACAAAGATGCAGTACACAATGAGCAGAGAAACGCAATCCTTTTCACCTCAAAG ATTGAAAATGTGCAGAGAAAAGTTCTCATCGAGATGGAACCCCATCACGCGTTGTATTAGTAGTCCTTCTCACTCAGGAATCACAG gGGTTGCCCATGAGGACGCTCCGTTTGTTACTCTGATGGACATGCTGACCTATAGCAAT GTGACTGCTAAATTCAGGTGTGTTGTTCGGTTCATACAAGTGTTTCCCAGAGATGTCAGAAACTTCCACGATTTGAACGGCAAATTCAAACTGCTAGCAATACTAGAAGATGCAACCGCCAGAATCCACGCTTCTCTGTATGCTGATGAAGGG GATAAGTTTTTCGGGTGTGACCCATCTGATGAAGAAGCTCTGATCAAGAAGCTGAATAAATTGCTGGGAGGTGATAGGATTAACGAAGCTCCAAGAAATCCTCCGTGGGTGCAATGTTGCTTGTTCTCTTACTACAGAGTCAAAAATGATCAATGGGGAAGCAGAAGATTCCGGATTTTTGATACATGGATCAACGCTAAATGA
- the LOC106419123 gene encoding probable splicing factor 3A subunit 1 yields the protein MSSSSQDDPNIDPEVRFIMEGTARLVAKHGVWMESRFLEDNVNNKLYNFLRIPNHPYLAFYRNKIVEYRNAHQKQCIKPPCSTNYVAQPPVVEIKCPEGMNPNDFGVIKLTAQFVVRYGRHFWPDLVNSVTMNPKPQFGFINASDCRFNVLLELVDAYAKLLMPYWKRPASKRNQHACTETFLQGFFNILQGKKHDEEEGVEIERDVVDVHDFAGCLDYFACSDDGKWKSPGRISAQMLSDGMLDAPPTDDGAQGQPNPLFTYPPIPRDYPFTYPKGITRRQLGIIKVTAQFYVRYGYTFLMALIRRVAIIENSQFEFIMSEDKYSFFYRLVTVYSNVLMPSCTCPERAVLKGFFNLLQGENQEVEVGVEMSESDLHSYVGALDYFANREDQELTSHGCFSSAPTQMRPCLPVPLPKGTQWLFLLRHCHYVRNQSHKDKLNKSALVPKDQFLVQHSGSVTIRVSFPNVNSEQVIEITLQSLSENVASLKEKIARKIQIPANKHKLWGKAGFLKKDNMSLAHYCVGAGETLIMSL from the exons aTGTCCAGTTCAAGTCAGGATGATCCAAACATTGATCCAGAAGTCAGGTTTATTATGGAGGGAACTGCACGTTTGGTCGCCAAGCATGGGGTGTGGATGGAAAGCAGGTTCTTGGAGgataatgtgaataataaactATACAACTTTCTGAGGATCCCCAACCATCCTTATCTCGCTTTTTACCGAAACAAGATTGTTGAATACCGAAATGCTCATCAGAAACAATGTATCAAACCTCCTTGTTCTACTAATTATGTTGCACAGCCTCCAGTTGTAGAAATCAAGTGTCCTGAAGGGATGAACCCCAATGATTTTGGCGTTATCAAACTCACAGCTCAGTTTGTGGTGCGGTATGGGAGGCATTTCTGGCCCGATTTGGTGAATAGTGTGACTATGAACCCGAAACCCCAATTTGGCTTTATCAATGCAAGTGATTGCAGATTTAATGTTTTACTTGAGCTTGTTGATGCTTATGCTAAACTTTTAATGCCTTACTGGAAGCGGCCAGCGAGTAAACGTAACCAACATGCTTGCACAGAAACATTTCTCCAAGGGTTTTTCAATATTCTTCAAGGGAAAAAGCATGATGAGGAGGAGGGAGTAGAGATAGAGAGGGATGTTGTTGATGTGCATGATTTTGCGGGATGTCTTGACTATTTTGCTTGTAGTGATGATGGAAAGTGGAAATCGCCTGGACGCATTTCAGCACAAATGCTGTCTGATGGTATGCTTGATGCTCCACCAACTGATGATGGTGCACAAGGTCAACCCAATCCTCTATTTACGTATCCTCCAATACCTCGCGATTATCCATTTACATATCCTAAAGGGATCACACGTAGGCAGCTTGGTATTATCAAGGTCACAGCGCAGTTTTATGTGAGGTATGGGTATACATTCTTGATGGCTTTGATAAGGAGAGTGGCTATAATCGAGAACTCTCAGTTTGAGTTTATCATGTCAGAAGATAAGTACAGTTTTTTCTATCGGCTTGTGACTGTTTATTCCAATGTACTAATGCCTTCATGTACTTGTCCGGAGAGAGCTGTCCTCAAGGGTTTCTTCAATCTTCTTCAAGGGGAAAATCAGGAGGTAGAGGTGGGAGTGGAGATGTCCGAGAGTGATTTGCATTCTTACGTGGGTGCGCTTGACTATTTTGCTAACAGGGAGGATCAAGAGTTGACATCACATGGATGTTTTTCATCGGCACCAACACAAATGCGACCTTGTTTGCCTGTGCCGCTTCCAAAGGGAACTCAGTGGCTTTTCCTTCTCCGCCACTGCCACTACGTGAGGAACCAGAGCCACAAAGACAAGCTTAATAAGTCAGCGCTTGTTCCAAAAGACCAGTTTCTCGTTCAACATTCG GGTTCTGTTACAATCAGGGTTTCTTTTCCAAACGTGAACAGTGAGCAAGTCATTGAGATCACTCTGCAGTCGTTATCAGAAAACGTGGCAAGTTTGAAGGAGAAAATAGCTAGGAAGATCCAAATTCCAGCAAACAAGCATAAGTTATGGGGAAAAGCCGGATTTCTAAAGAAGGACAACATGTCATTGGCACATTACTGTGTGGGAGCAGGAGAAACTCTAATTATGTCTTTGTGA